In Cicer arietinum cultivar CDC Frontier isolate Library 1 chromosome 7, Cicar.CDCFrontier_v2.0, whole genome shotgun sequence, a single window of DNA contains:
- the LOC101512673 gene encoding protein trichome birefringence-like 16 isoform X2 has protein sequence MVRMKAGFNGLKGKEISLISIVLMCATIILWSWEKTPGLTAFLPPQTPLQLSSDHLASSSSVKVLPAPDPHIHVTEHESSMPKKKIADEVEEQDLDFTSQTISAQSSSGESMGESDTGTTSDTEQILSNVPDEEEKHERILEAGKSHGVQISSSLTTSEAKSNEAKGKKNSKQKKPDLIMNTPLKSSSIIGKENWNNATENKACNYAKGKWVPDNNRPLYSGFDCKQWLSGMWACRLMQRTDFAYEKLRWQPKDCQMEEFEGSKFLRRMQDKTLAFVGDSLGRQQYQSLMCMLTGGKETNDVEDVGKEYGLVVAEGSARPSGWAYRFKNTNSTILYYWSASLCDVEPIDVNNPNTDYAMHLDRPPAFLRQFLHRFNVVVLNTGHHWNRGKLNANRWVMHVGGRPNTDRKIAVIWAAKNLTIRSVVSWVDSQLPKYPGLKVFFRTISPRHFFGGEWNTGGSCDNTKPMSVGKEILEEESSDQVAASAVKGTRVKLLDITSLSQLRDEGHISRYSLTAKPGVQDCLHWCLPGVPDTWNELLFAQI, from the exons ATGGTGAG GATGAAGGCAGGGTTTAATGGATTAAAGGGTAAAGAAATTTCTCTTATTTCCATTGTTCTCATGTGTGCAACTATCATTTTATGGTCATGGGAGAAAACACCCGGTCTTACTGCCTTTCTTCCTCCCCAAACACCACTGCAGCTGTCTTCTG ATCATTTAGCTAGTAGTTCTTCAGTGAAGGTACTACCAGCACCAGATCCACATATACATGTGACTGAACATGAATCATCGATGCCAAAGAAAAAGATCGCCGATGAGGTAGAAGAACAGGATCTTGATTTTACATCTCAGACAATTTCTGCACAAAGCTCTTCTGGAGAGAGCATGGGCGAAAGTGATACAGGAACTACTTCAGATACAGAAC AAATCCTTTCAAATGTGCCAGATGAAGAAGAGAAACACGAAAGAATTTTGGAAGCTGGGAAAAGCCATGGTGTACAAATTTCTTCCAGCCTAACAACATCTGAGGCTAAAAGTAATGAAGCTAAGGGGAAGaaaaattccaaacaaaaaaaacctGATCTTATCATGAACACTCCACTAAAAAGCTCTTCAATTATTGGAAAAGAAAATTGGAATAATGCCACAGAAAATAAAG CCTGTAACTATGCAAAAGGAAAATGGGTCCCAGACAACAATCGGCCTTTGTATTCAGGTTTTGATTGCAAACAATGGCTCTCTGGGATGTGGGCTTGCCGCTTGATGCAACGTACTGATTTTGCATATGAGAAGCTTCGATGGCAACCAAAAGATTGTCAAATGGAGGAGTTTGAAGGTTCTAAATTCTTGAGAAG GATGCAAGACAAAACTCTAGCTTTTGTTGGAGACTCATTAGGCCGACAGCAGTACCAGTCTTTAATGTGCATGTTAACTGGCGGTAAGGAAACGAATGATGTTGAAGATGTGGGTAAGGAGTATGGATTGGTTGTAGCTGAGGGCTCTGCCCGTCCTAGTGGGTGGGCATACCGCTTTAAAAACACGAACAGTACCATTCTGTACTACTGGTCGGCAAGCTTATGTGATGTTGAACCTATTGATGTAAATAACCCAAACACAGATTATGCAATGCACCTTGATCGTCCCCCAGCATTCCTCCGTCAATTTTTGCACAGGTTCAATGTCGTAGTTCTCAACACTGGTCATCATTGGAATCGAGGAaaacttaatgccaatcgatggGTAATGCATGTTGGTGGCAGGCCAAATACTGATAGGAAGATAGCAGTGATTTGGGCTGCCAAGAATCTTACAATTCGCAGTGTTGTAAGTTGGGTGGACTCACAGCTTCCAAAATATCCAGGTTTGAAGGTATTTTTTCGGACCATTTCTCCTAGGCATTTTTTTGGTGGGGAATGGAACACGGGAGGCAGTTGTGACAACACTAAACCAATGTCAGTAGGAAAAGAAATACTGGAAGAAGAGTCCAGCGATCAAGTTGCTGCAAGTGCGGTGAAGGGAACACGGGTGAAGCTCTTGGACATAACATCTCTTTCTCAGCTTAGGGATGAGGGTCATATATCACGGTACAGTTTAACAGCAAAGCCTGGTGTGCAGGATTGCTTACACTGGTGTTTGCCAGGTGTTCCTGATACATGGAATGAATTACTCTTTGCTCAAATTTAG
- the LOC101512673 gene encoding protein trichome birefringence-like 16 isoform X6, producing MENYLLIRMKAGFNGLKGKEISLISIVLMCATIILWSWEKTPGLTAFLPPQTPLQLSSDEEEKHERILEAGKSHGVQISSSLTTSEAKSNEAKGKKNSKQKKPDLIMNTPLKSSSIIGKENWNNATENKACNYAKGKWVPDNNRPLYSGFDCKQWLSGMWACRLMQRTDFAYEKLRWQPKDCQMEEFEGSKFLRRMQDKTLAFVGDSLGRQQYQSLMCMLTGGKETNDVEDVGKEYGLVVAEGSARPSGWAYRFKNTNSTILYYWSASLCDVEPIDVNNPNTDYAMHLDRPPAFLRQFLHRFNVVVLNTGHHWNRGKLNANRWVMHVGGRPNTDRKIAVIWAAKNLTIRSVVSWVDSQLPKYPGLKVFFRTISPRHFFGGEWNTGGSCDNTKPMSVGKEILEEESSDQVAASAVKGTRVKLLDITSLSQLRDEGHISRYSLTAKPGVQDCLHWCLPGVPDTWNELLFAQI from the exons ATGGAAAACTATCTACTGATAAG GATGAAGGCAGGGTTTAATGGATTAAAGGGTAAAGAAATTTCTCTTATTTCCATTGTTCTCATGTGTGCAACTATCATTTTATGGTCATGGGAGAAAACACCCGGTCTTACTGCCTTTCTTCCTCCCCAAACACCACTGCAGCTGTCTTCTG ATGAAGAAGAGAAACACGAAAGAATTTTGGAAGCTGGGAAAAGCCATGGTGTACAAATTTCTTCCAGCCTAACAACATCTGAGGCTAAAAGTAATGAAGCTAAGGGGAAGaaaaattccaaacaaaaaaaacctGATCTTATCATGAACACTCCACTAAAAAGCTCTTCAATTATTGGAAAAGAAAATTGGAATAATGCCACAGAAAATAAAG CCTGTAACTATGCAAAAGGAAAATGGGTCCCAGACAACAATCGGCCTTTGTATTCAGGTTTTGATTGCAAACAATGGCTCTCTGGGATGTGGGCTTGCCGCTTGATGCAACGTACTGATTTTGCATATGAGAAGCTTCGATGGCAACCAAAAGATTGTCAAATGGAGGAGTTTGAAGGTTCTAAATTCTTGAGAAG GATGCAAGACAAAACTCTAGCTTTTGTTGGAGACTCATTAGGCCGACAGCAGTACCAGTCTTTAATGTGCATGTTAACTGGCGGTAAGGAAACGAATGATGTTGAAGATGTGGGTAAGGAGTATGGATTGGTTGTAGCTGAGGGCTCTGCCCGTCCTAGTGGGTGGGCATACCGCTTTAAAAACACGAACAGTACCATTCTGTACTACTGGTCGGCAAGCTTATGTGATGTTGAACCTATTGATGTAAATAACCCAAACACAGATTATGCAATGCACCTTGATCGTCCCCCAGCATTCCTCCGTCAATTTTTGCACAGGTTCAATGTCGTAGTTCTCAACACTGGTCATCATTGGAATCGAGGAaaacttaatgccaatcgatggGTAATGCATGTTGGTGGCAGGCCAAATACTGATAGGAAGATAGCAGTGATTTGGGCTGCCAAGAATCTTACAATTCGCAGTGTTGTAAGTTGGGTGGACTCACAGCTTCCAAAATATCCAGGTTTGAAGGTATTTTTTCGGACCATTTCTCCTAGGCATTTTTTTGGTGGGGAATGGAACACGGGAGGCAGTTGTGACAACACTAAACCAATGTCAGTAGGAAAAGAAATACTGGAAGAAGAGTCCAGCGATCAAGTTGCTGCAAGTGCGGTGAAGGGAACACGGGTGAAGCTCTTGGACATAACATCTCTTTCTCAGCTTAGGGATGAGGGTCATATATCACGGTACAGTTTAACAGCAAAGCCTGGTGTGCAGGATTGCTTACACTGGTGTTTGCCAGGTGTTCCTGATACATGGAATGAATTACTCTTTGCTCAAATTTAG
- the LOC101512673 gene encoding protein trichome birefringence-like 16 isoform X1 — protein MENYLLIRMKAGFNGLKGKEISLISIVLMCATIILWSWEKTPGLTAFLPPQTPLQLSSDHLASSSSVKVLPAPDPHIHVTEHESSMPKKKIADEVEEQDLDFTSQTISAQSSSGESMGESDTGTTSDTEQILSNVPDEEEKHERILEAGKSHGVQISSSLTTSEAKSNEAKGKKNSKQKKPDLIMNTPLKSSSIIGKENWNNATENKACNYAKGKWVPDNNRPLYSGFDCKQWLSGMWACRLMQRTDFAYEKLRWQPKDCQMEEFEGSKFLRRMQDKTLAFVGDSLGRQQYQSLMCMLTGGKETNDVEDVGKEYGLVVAEGSARPSGWAYRFKNTNSTILYYWSASLCDVEPIDVNNPNTDYAMHLDRPPAFLRQFLHRFNVVVLNTGHHWNRGKLNANRWVMHVGGRPNTDRKIAVIWAAKNLTIRSVVSWVDSQLPKYPGLKVFFRTISPRHFFGGEWNTGGSCDNTKPMSVGKEILEEESSDQVAASAVKGTRVKLLDITSLSQLRDEGHISRYSLTAKPGVQDCLHWCLPGVPDTWNELLFAQI, from the exons ATGGAAAACTATCTACTGATAAG GATGAAGGCAGGGTTTAATGGATTAAAGGGTAAAGAAATTTCTCTTATTTCCATTGTTCTCATGTGTGCAACTATCATTTTATGGTCATGGGAGAAAACACCCGGTCTTACTGCCTTTCTTCCTCCCCAAACACCACTGCAGCTGTCTTCTG ATCATTTAGCTAGTAGTTCTTCAGTGAAGGTACTACCAGCACCAGATCCACATATACATGTGACTGAACATGAATCATCGATGCCAAAGAAAAAGATCGCCGATGAGGTAGAAGAACAGGATCTTGATTTTACATCTCAGACAATTTCTGCACAAAGCTCTTCTGGAGAGAGCATGGGCGAAAGTGATACAGGAACTACTTCAGATACAGAAC AAATCCTTTCAAATGTGCCAGATGAAGAAGAGAAACACGAAAGAATTTTGGAAGCTGGGAAAAGCCATGGTGTACAAATTTCTTCCAGCCTAACAACATCTGAGGCTAAAAGTAATGAAGCTAAGGGGAAGaaaaattccaaacaaaaaaaacctGATCTTATCATGAACACTCCACTAAAAAGCTCTTCAATTATTGGAAAAGAAAATTGGAATAATGCCACAGAAAATAAAG CCTGTAACTATGCAAAAGGAAAATGGGTCCCAGACAACAATCGGCCTTTGTATTCAGGTTTTGATTGCAAACAATGGCTCTCTGGGATGTGGGCTTGCCGCTTGATGCAACGTACTGATTTTGCATATGAGAAGCTTCGATGGCAACCAAAAGATTGTCAAATGGAGGAGTTTGAAGGTTCTAAATTCTTGAGAAG GATGCAAGACAAAACTCTAGCTTTTGTTGGAGACTCATTAGGCCGACAGCAGTACCAGTCTTTAATGTGCATGTTAACTGGCGGTAAGGAAACGAATGATGTTGAAGATGTGGGTAAGGAGTATGGATTGGTTGTAGCTGAGGGCTCTGCCCGTCCTAGTGGGTGGGCATACCGCTTTAAAAACACGAACAGTACCATTCTGTACTACTGGTCGGCAAGCTTATGTGATGTTGAACCTATTGATGTAAATAACCCAAACACAGATTATGCAATGCACCTTGATCGTCCCCCAGCATTCCTCCGTCAATTTTTGCACAGGTTCAATGTCGTAGTTCTCAACACTGGTCATCATTGGAATCGAGGAaaacttaatgccaatcgatggGTAATGCATGTTGGTGGCAGGCCAAATACTGATAGGAAGATAGCAGTGATTTGGGCTGCCAAGAATCTTACAATTCGCAGTGTTGTAAGTTGGGTGGACTCACAGCTTCCAAAATATCCAGGTTTGAAGGTATTTTTTCGGACCATTTCTCCTAGGCATTTTTTTGGTGGGGAATGGAACACGGGAGGCAGTTGTGACAACACTAAACCAATGTCAGTAGGAAAAGAAATACTGGAAGAAGAGTCCAGCGATCAAGTTGCTGCAAGTGCGGTGAAGGGAACACGGGTGAAGCTCTTGGACATAACATCTCTTTCTCAGCTTAGGGATGAGGGTCATATATCACGGTACAGTTTAACAGCAAAGCCTGGTGTGCAGGATTGCTTACACTGGTGTTTGCCAGGTGTTCCTGATACATGGAATGAATTACTCTTTGCTCAAATTTAG
- the LOC101512673 gene encoding protein trichome birefringence-like 16 isoform X5 codes for MENYLLIRMKAGFNGLKGKEISLISIVLMCATIILWSWEKTPGLTAFLPPQTPLQLSSEILSNVPDEEEKHERILEAGKSHGVQISSSLTTSEAKSNEAKGKKNSKQKKPDLIMNTPLKSSSIIGKENWNNATENKACNYAKGKWVPDNNRPLYSGFDCKQWLSGMWACRLMQRTDFAYEKLRWQPKDCQMEEFEGSKFLRRMQDKTLAFVGDSLGRQQYQSLMCMLTGGKETNDVEDVGKEYGLVVAEGSARPSGWAYRFKNTNSTILYYWSASLCDVEPIDVNNPNTDYAMHLDRPPAFLRQFLHRFNVVVLNTGHHWNRGKLNANRWVMHVGGRPNTDRKIAVIWAAKNLTIRSVVSWVDSQLPKYPGLKVFFRTISPRHFFGGEWNTGGSCDNTKPMSVGKEILEEESSDQVAASAVKGTRVKLLDITSLSQLRDEGHISRYSLTAKPGVQDCLHWCLPGVPDTWNELLFAQI; via the exons ATGGAAAACTATCTACTGATAAG GATGAAGGCAGGGTTTAATGGATTAAAGGGTAAAGAAATTTCTCTTATTTCCATTGTTCTCATGTGTGCAACTATCATTTTATGGTCATGGGAGAAAACACCCGGTCTTACTGCCTTTCTTCCTCCCCAAACACCACTGCAGCTGTCTTCTG AAATCCTTTCAAATGTGCCAGATGAAGAAGAGAAACACGAAAGAATTTTGGAAGCTGGGAAAAGCCATGGTGTACAAATTTCTTCCAGCCTAACAACATCTGAGGCTAAAAGTAATGAAGCTAAGGGGAAGaaaaattccaaacaaaaaaaacctGATCTTATCATGAACACTCCACTAAAAAGCTCTTCAATTATTGGAAAAGAAAATTGGAATAATGCCACAGAAAATAAAG CCTGTAACTATGCAAAAGGAAAATGGGTCCCAGACAACAATCGGCCTTTGTATTCAGGTTTTGATTGCAAACAATGGCTCTCTGGGATGTGGGCTTGCCGCTTGATGCAACGTACTGATTTTGCATATGAGAAGCTTCGATGGCAACCAAAAGATTGTCAAATGGAGGAGTTTGAAGGTTCTAAATTCTTGAGAAG GATGCAAGACAAAACTCTAGCTTTTGTTGGAGACTCATTAGGCCGACAGCAGTACCAGTCTTTAATGTGCATGTTAACTGGCGGTAAGGAAACGAATGATGTTGAAGATGTGGGTAAGGAGTATGGATTGGTTGTAGCTGAGGGCTCTGCCCGTCCTAGTGGGTGGGCATACCGCTTTAAAAACACGAACAGTACCATTCTGTACTACTGGTCGGCAAGCTTATGTGATGTTGAACCTATTGATGTAAATAACCCAAACACAGATTATGCAATGCACCTTGATCGTCCCCCAGCATTCCTCCGTCAATTTTTGCACAGGTTCAATGTCGTAGTTCTCAACACTGGTCATCATTGGAATCGAGGAaaacttaatgccaatcgatggGTAATGCATGTTGGTGGCAGGCCAAATACTGATAGGAAGATAGCAGTGATTTGGGCTGCCAAGAATCTTACAATTCGCAGTGTTGTAAGTTGGGTGGACTCACAGCTTCCAAAATATCCAGGTTTGAAGGTATTTTTTCGGACCATTTCTCCTAGGCATTTTTTTGGTGGGGAATGGAACACGGGAGGCAGTTGTGACAACACTAAACCAATGTCAGTAGGAAAAGAAATACTGGAAGAAGAGTCCAGCGATCAAGTTGCTGCAAGTGCGGTGAAGGGAACACGGGTGAAGCTCTTGGACATAACATCTCTTTCTCAGCTTAGGGATGAGGGTCATATATCACGGTACAGTTTAACAGCAAAGCCTGGTGTGCAGGATTGCTTACACTGGTGTTTGCCAGGTGTTCCTGATACATGGAATGAATTACTCTTTGCTCAAATTTAG
- the LOC101512673 gene encoding protein trichome birefringence-like 16 isoform X3, whose amino-acid sequence MENYLLIRMKAGFNGLKGKEISLISIVLMCATIILWSWEKTPGLTAFLPPQTPLQLSSDHLASSSSVKVLPAPDPHIHVTEHESSMPKKKIADEVEEQDLDFTSQTISAQSSSGESMGESDTGTTSDTEHEEEKHERILEAGKSHGVQISSSLTTSEAKSNEAKGKKNSKQKKPDLIMNTPLKSSSIIGKENWNNATENKACNYAKGKWVPDNNRPLYSGFDCKQWLSGMWACRLMQRTDFAYEKLRWQPKDCQMEEFEGSKFLRRMQDKTLAFVGDSLGRQQYQSLMCMLTGGKETNDVEDVGKEYGLVVAEGSARPSGWAYRFKNTNSTILYYWSASLCDVEPIDVNNPNTDYAMHLDRPPAFLRQFLHRFNVVVLNTGHHWNRGKLNANRWVMHVGGRPNTDRKIAVIWAAKNLTIRSVVSWVDSQLPKYPGLKVFFRTISPRHFFGGEWNTGGSCDNTKPMSVGKEILEEESSDQVAASAVKGTRVKLLDITSLSQLRDEGHISRYSLTAKPGVQDCLHWCLPGVPDTWNELLFAQI is encoded by the exons ATGGAAAACTATCTACTGATAAG GATGAAGGCAGGGTTTAATGGATTAAAGGGTAAAGAAATTTCTCTTATTTCCATTGTTCTCATGTGTGCAACTATCATTTTATGGTCATGGGAGAAAACACCCGGTCTTACTGCCTTTCTTCCTCCCCAAACACCACTGCAGCTGTCTTCTG ATCATTTAGCTAGTAGTTCTTCAGTGAAGGTACTACCAGCACCAGATCCACATATACATGTGACTGAACATGAATCATCGATGCCAAAGAAAAAGATCGCCGATGAGGTAGAAGAACAGGATCTTGATTTTACATCTCAGACAATTTCTGCACAAAGCTCTTCTGGAGAGAGCATGGGCGAAAGTGATACAGGAACTACTTCAGATACAGAAC ATGAAGAAGAGAAACACGAAAGAATTTTGGAAGCTGGGAAAAGCCATGGTGTACAAATTTCTTCCAGCCTAACAACATCTGAGGCTAAAAGTAATGAAGCTAAGGGGAAGaaaaattccaaacaaaaaaaacctGATCTTATCATGAACACTCCACTAAAAAGCTCTTCAATTATTGGAAAAGAAAATTGGAATAATGCCACAGAAAATAAAG CCTGTAACTATGCAAAAGGAAAATGGGTCCCAGACAACAATCGGCCTTTGTATTCAGGTTTTGATTGCAAACAATGGCTCTCTGGGATGTGGGCTTGCCGCTTGATGCAACGTACTGATTTTGCATATGAGAAGCTTCGATGGCAACCAAAAGATTGTCAAATGGAGGAGTTTGAAGGTTCTAAATTCTTGAGAAG GATGCAAGACAAAACTCTAGCTTTTGTTGGAGACTCATTAGGCCGACAGCAGTACCAGTCTTTAATGTGCATGTTAACTGGCGGTAAGGAAACGAATGATGTTGAAGATGTGGGTAAGGAGTATGGATTGGTTGTAGCTGAGGGCTCTGCCCGTCCTAGTGGGTGGGCATACCGCTTTAAAAACACGAACAGTACCATTCTGTACTACTGGTCGGCAAGCTTATGTGATGTTGAACCTATTGATGTAAATAACCCAAACACAGATTATGCAATGCACCTTGATCGTCCCCCAGCATTCCTCCGTCAATTTTTGCACAGGTTCAATGTCGTAGTTCTCAACACTGGTCATCATTGGAATCGAGGAaaacttaatgccaatcgatggGTAATGCATGTTGGTGGCAGGCCAAATACTGATAGGAAGATAGCAGTGATTTGGGCTGCCAAGAATCTTACAATTCGCAGTGTTGTAAGTTGGGTGGACTCACAGCTTCCAAAATATCCAGGTTTGAAGGTATTTTTTCGGACCATTTCTCCTAGGCATTTTTTTGGTGGGGAATGGAACACGGGAGGCAGTTGTGACAACACTAAACCAATGTCAGTAGGAAAAGAAATACTGGAAGAAGAGTCCAGCGATCAAGTTGCTGCAAGTGCGGTGAAGGGAACACGGGTGAAGCTCTTGGACATAACATCTCTTTCTCAGCTTAGGGATGAGGGTCATATATCACGGTACAGTTTAACAGCAAAGCCTGGTGTGCAGGATTGCTTACACTGGTGTTTGCCAGGTGTTCCTGATACATGGAATGAATTACTCTTTGCTCAAATTTAG
- the LOC101512673 gene encoding protein trichome birefringence-like 16 isoform X4 has translation MKAGFNGLKGKEISLISIVLMCATIILWSWEKTPGLTAFLPPQTPLQLSSDHLASSSSVKVLPAPDPHIHVTEHESSMPKKKIADEVEEQDLDFTSQTISAQSSSGESMGESDTGTTSDTEQILSNVPDEEEKHERILEAGKSHGVQISSSLTTSEAKSNEAKGKKNSKQKKPDLIMNTPLKSSSIIGKENWNNATENKACNYAKGKWVPDNNRPLYSGFDCKQWLSGMWACRLMQRTDFAYEKLRWQPKDCQMEEFEGSKFLRRMQDKTLAFVGDSLGRQQYQSLMCMLTGGKETNDVEDVGKEYGLVVAEGSARPSGWAYRFKNTNSTILYYWSASLCDVEPIDVNNPNTDYAMHLDRPPAFLRQFLHRFNVVVLNTGHHWNRGKLNANRWVMHVGGRPNTDRKIAVIWAAKNLTIRSVVSWVDSQLPKYPGLKVFFRTISPRHFFGGEWNTGGSCDNTKPMSVGKEILEEESSDQVAASAVKGTRVKLLDITSLSQLRDEGHISRYSLTAKPGVQDCLHWCLPGVPDTWNELLFAQI, from the exons ATGAAGGCAGGGTTTAATGGATTAAAGGGTAAAGAAATTTCTCTTATTTCCATTGTTCTCATGTGTGCAACTATCATTTTATGGTCATGGGAGAAAACACCCGGTCTTACTGCCTTTCTTCCTCCCCAAACACCACTGCAGCTGTCTTCTG ATCATTTAGCTAGTAGTTCTTCAGTGAAGGTACTACCAGCACCAGATCCACATATACATGTGACTGAACATGAATCATCGATGCCAAAGAAAAAGATCGCCGATGAGGTAGAAGAACAGGATCTTGATTTTACATCTCAGACAATTTCTGCACAAAGCTCTTCTGGAGAGAGCATGGGCGAAAGTGATACAGGAACTACTTCAGATACAGAAC AAATCCTTTCAAATGTGCCAGATGAAGAAGAGAAACACGAAAGAATTTTGGAAGCTGGGAAAAGCCATGGTGTACAAATTTCTTCCAGCCTAACAACATCTGAGGCTAAAAGTAATGAAGCTAAGGGGAAGaaaaattccaaacaaaaaaaacctGATCTTATCATGAACACTCCACTAAAAAGCTCTTCAATTATTGGAAAAGAAAATTGGAATAATGCCACAGAAAATAAAG CCTGTAACTATGCAAAAGGAAAATGGGTCCCAGACAACAATCGGCCTTTGTATTCAGGTTTTGATTGCAAACAATGGCTCTCTGGGATGTGGGCTTGCCGCTTGATGCAACGTACTGATTTTGCATATGAGAAGCTTCGATGGCAACCAAAAGATTGTCAAATGGAGGAGTTTGAAGGTTCTAAATTCTTGAGAAG GATGCAAGACAAAACTCTAGCTTTTGTTGGAGACTCATTAGGCCGACAGCAGTACCAGTCTTTAATGTGCATGTTAACTGGCGGTAAGGAAACGAATGATGTTGAAGATGTGGGTAAGGAGTATGGATTGGTTGTAGCTGAGGGCTCTGCCCGTCCTAGTGGGTGGGCATACCGCTTTAAAAACACGAACAGTACCATTCTGTACTACTGGTCGGCAAGCTTATGTGATGTTGAACCTATTGATGTAAATAACCCAAACACAGATTATGCAATGCACCTTGATCGTCCCCCAGCATTCCTCCGTCAATTTTTGCACAGGTTCAATGTCGTAGTTCTCAACACTGGTCATCATTGGAATCGAGGAaaacttaatgccaatcgatggGTAATGCATGTTGGTGGCAGGCCAAATACTGATAGGAAGATAGCAGTGATTTGGGCTGCCAAGAATCTTACAATTCGCAGTGTTGTAAGTTGGGTGGACTCACAGCTTCCAAAATATCCAGGTTTGAAGGTATTTTTTCGGACCATTTCTCCTAGGCATTTTTTTGGTGGGGAATGGAACACGGGAGGCAGTTGTGACAACACTAAACCAATGTCAGTAGGAAAAGAAATACTGGAAGAAGAGTCCAGCGATCAAGTTGCTGCAAGTGCGGTGAAGGGAACACGGGTGAAGCTCTTGGACATAACATCTCTTTCTCAGCTTAGGGATGAGGGTCATATATCACGGTACAGTTTAACAGCAAAGCCTGGTGTGCAGGATTGCTTACACTGGTGTTTGCCAGGTGTTCCTGATACATGGAATGAATTACTCTTTGCTCAAATTTAG